Within the Enterobacter roggenkampii genome, the region GGGTGGTTGCCGTTGCCGGTACTCACGGCAAAACGACCACCGCGGGCATGGCGACCTGGATCCTCGAAGCCTGCGGCTACAAGCCGGGCTTCGTCATCGGCGGCGTACCGGGTAATTTCGACGTCTCTGCGCGCCTGGGGGACAGCCCGTTCTTTGTGATCGAAGCCGACGAGTATGACTGCGCGTTCTTCGACAAGCGCTCCAAGTTCGTGCACTACTGCCCGCGCACGCTGATCCTCAACAACCTTGAGTTTGACCACGCGGATATTTTTGACGACCTGAAAGCCATACAGAAACAGTTCCACCACCTGGTGCGCATCGTGCCGGGCCAGGGCCGCATCATCCTGCCGGAAAACGACATCAACCTGAAGCAGACCCTGGCAATGGGCTGCTGGAGCGAGCAGGAGCTGGTGGGCGAGCAGGGCCACTGGCAGGCGAAGAAACTCAACGCCGATGCCTCCGAGTGGGAAGTGCTGCTCGACGGCGAAAAAGTGGGCGAGGTGAAGTGGGGCCTGGTGGGCGAACACAACATGCACAACGGCCTGATGGCGATTGCGGCAGCGCGTCACGTGGGCGTTCAGCCTGCGGATGCGGCGAATGCGCTGGGTTCGTTTATCAATGCCCGCCGCCGTCTGGAGCTGCGCGGTGAAGCCCACGGCGTCACCGTGTATGACGATTTCGCGCACCACCCAACGGCCATTCTGGCGACGCTTGCCGCCCTGCGTGGCAAAGTTGGCGGTACCGCGCGCATTCTGGCGGTGCTGGAACCGCGCTCGAACACCATGAAGATGGGCATCTGCAAAGACGATCTCGCGCCGTCGTTAGGACGTGCCGATGAAGTCTTCCTGCTGCAGCCGCAGCATATTCCGTGGCAGGTGGCGGAAGTGGCCGATGCCTGCATCCAGCCTGCGCACTGGAGCGCGGATGTGGATGCGCTCGCGGATATGGTGGTGAAAGCCGCTCAGCCCGGCGACCATATTCTCGTGATGAGCAACGGCGGTTTTGGTGGGATCCATCAGAAGCTGCTGGACGGGCTGGCGAAGAAAGCGGAAGCGGCCGCCGAGGCGTAAAAAAAAGCCCGGTGGCGCTAGCGCTTACCGGGCCTACGTTCTTTTCCCCCTCGCCCCTCCGGGGTGAGGGGAACGGATTACTCTTCGTTCTCAGACAGCTCGCGCAGATACTGGAAAATCAGGCGCGCAGACTTCGGCGGCTTATTCCCTTCTTTCTCTTTCTTCGCGTTGCGGATCAAGGAACGCAGCTGCTGGCGGTCGGCATCCGGCCACAGGTTCAACACTTCCGGTACGGCGTCATCACCCTGTTCAATCAGACGATCGCGGATCTGCTCCAGCTTATGGAACAGCGCAACCTGCTGGTTGTGGCGGTTTTTCAGCTTATCCAGCGCCTGGCGGATCGGATCAACATCGCGCTGACGCAGCATTTTCCCGATAAGCTGAAGCTGGCGACGACGGCCTTCTTTTTTGATTTTCTGTGCCAGTTCAATGGCATCGCGCAGATCCTGGTCGAGCGGGATCTTATCCAGCGCGTTTTTACCCAGTTCTACCATTTCCGCGCCAAGCTGTTTTAACTCTTCGGCGTCACGTTTAATTTCACTTTTACTGACCCAGATGATCTCATCATCTTCGTCTTCGA harbors:
- the mpl gene encoding UDP-N-acetylmuramate:L-alanyl-gamma-D-glutamyl-meso-diaminopimelate ligase, with the translated sequence MRIHILGICGTFMGGLAMLARSLGHEVTGSDANVYPPMSTLLEKQGISLIQGYDASQLDPEPDLVIIGNAMTRGNPCVEAVLERNIPFMSGPQWLHDFVLRDRWVVAVAGTHGKTTTAGMATWILEACGYKPGFVIGGVPGNFDVSARLGDSPFFVIEADEYDCAFFDKRSKFVHYCPRTLILNNLEFDHADIFDDLKAIQKQFHHLVRIVPGQGRIILPENDINLKQTLAMGCWSEQELVGEQGHWQAKKLNADASEWEVLLDGEKVGEVKWGLVGEHNMHNGLMAIAAARHVGVQPADAANALGSFINARRRLELRGEAHGVTVYDDFAHHPTAILATLAALRGKVGGTARILAVLEPRSNTMKMGICKDDLAPSLGRADEVFLLQPQHIPWQVAEVADACIQPAHWSADVDALADMVVKAAQPGDHILVMSNGGFGGIHQKLLDGLAKKAEAAAEA
- the yjgA gene encoding ribosome biogenesis factor YjgA is translated as MTKQPEDWLDDVPGDDIEDEDDEIIWVSKSEIKRDAEELKQLGAEMVELGKNALDKIPLDQDLRDAIELAQKIKKEGRRRQLQLIGKMLRQRDVDPIRQALDKLKNRHNQQVALFHKLEQIRDRLIEQGDDAVPEVLNLWPDADRQQLRSLIRNAKKEKEGNKPPKSARLIFQYLRELSENEE